From Cytophagales bacterium, the proteins below share one genomic window:
- a CDS encoding FtsX-like permease family protein: MFKNYFNIAVRSLARYKFYSLLNILGLSIGLASFILISLFVVDELSYDKHIAGWEKIHRINFHATLNGTDHNSATVGSPTAAALVNDYPEVLESVRLNGHSTWFIRKKDDLETFKEEYVLTADSNYFEFFGTELIHGNAKTALVRPNTIALSESIAKKVFGDINPVGETVVLDNRTDYEVTAVYPDLPGSSHMRHDMLLSMSTFEWVRGGHWLSTNFPTYIKLKEGATAESLEAKFPDMIDRYCAPLISQFLNMNMDEFRESGNALNFTLTPMADIHLHSNLEGEIGANGDIKYVYIFSAVGLFILLLACINFMNLSTARSAKRAKEVGIRKVMGAYRQQLIGQFLSEAILLSMISFILAYGLAVLTLPAFNQISGKALVMSSALSPSFIIPMLIIMIAVGLFAGSYPAFYLSSFRPVQVLKGKIAQGLKSGAIRSTLVVFQFSISIIMIIGTAIVFDQLSYIQNKKVGYDKDQVIIVEDTWLLRDQASTFKNESVRHAGVISNTMTNFTVTGNYSNSDLYFRSPAVASDESQVIRKAFVDYDFISTMGIELLDGRNFSKTFGADSAAVLINEAAVRLFGYEDALSDKLYTYGGEQDAPTIDGYNIIGVVKDFHYQSLKNSIEPLVIHLNEHANGQAMFKVSGSDVDGTLAHIEQAWEDVVPGQPFAYSFLDQKFKALYENEKRTGDVFGVFAFLSIFIACLGLFGLASFTAEQRTKEIGIRKVLGASIAGIITLLSKEFIKLVIIAFVLAAPISYYFMDQWLTDFEYRTTLKPLTFIVSGIVALVIAWLTMGSQSYMAAKADPAKSLKDE; encoded by the coding sequence ATGTTCAAGAATTATTTCAACATCGCTGTACGAAGCCTGGCTCGGTATAAGTTCTATTCTTTGCTCAATATCCTTGGATTGTCCATCGGACTGGCCAGCTTCATCCTAATCTCGCTTTTTGTAGTTGATGAACTCTCCTATGATAAGCACATCGCCGGATGGGAAAAGATCCACCGGATCAATTTCCATGCAACATTGAATGGAACGGACCATAATTCTGCTACAGTGGGCTCGCCAACCGCTGCCGCATTGGTGAATGATTATCCTGAAGTACTGGAATCCGTGCGGTTGAATGGACACAGTACTTGGTTCATCCGCAAAAAGGATGACCTGGAGACTTTCAAAGAAGAATACGTTTTAACAGCAGACTCGAATTACTTTGAATTTTTCGGTACGGAATTGATTCACGGAAACGCAAAAACGGCCCTGGTCCGTCCTAACACCATTGCGCTCAGTGAATCCATCGCTAAAAAAGTATTTGGTGATATCAATCCCGTGGGCGAAACGGTAGTATTGGACAACCGAACGGATTATGAAGTAACCGCGGTATACCCAGATCTACCCGGCAGCAGTCACATGCGACATGACATGTTACTCTCGATGAGCACGTTTGAGTGGGTTCGAGGTGGACATTGGCTGAGTACAAACTTCCCAACTTATATCAAATTGAAAGAAGGGGCTACGGCCGAAAGTCTGGAAGCAAAATTCCCTGACATGATTGATCGCTACTGCGCGCCACTAATCAGTCAATTCCTGAACATGAACATGGATGAGTTTCGTGAAAGTGGAAATGCCTTAAATTTCACCTTGACACCCATGGCAGATATTCACCTCCACTCCAATCTGGAGGGCGAAATAGGAGCAAATGGCGACATCAAATACGTCTACATCTTTAGTGCCGTTGGACTGTTCATCCTGCTATTAGCCTGTATCAATTTCATGAATCTATCTACTGCTCGTTCTGCTAAACGTGCCAAAGAGGTCGGTATTCGAAAAGTAATGGGTGCTTACCGACAACAGCTCATCGGACAATTCTTATCAGAAGCCATTCTTCTCAGCATGATCTCCTTCATCCTTGCTTATGGATTGGCCGTATTGACACTCCCTGCCTTCAATCAGATCAGCGGAAAGGCGCTGGTAATGAGTTCAGCACTCTCCCCTTCCTTTATCATACCGATGCTGATCATTATGATCGCAGTTGGGTTATTTGCAGGAAGCTATCCAGCGTTCTATCTCAGCTCCTTCCGACCCGTACAAGTATTGAAAGGAAAAATCGCTCAAGGACTTAAAAGTGGAGCTATTCGAAGCACGCTGGTTGTATTTCAATTCAGCATATCGATCATCATGATCATCGGCACAGCAATTGTATTTGATCAACTTTCCTATATCCAAAATAAGAAAGTAGGGTACGATAAAGATCAGGTGATCATTGTAGAAGACACCTGGCTGTTAAGAGATCAGGCAAGCACCTTTAAAAATGAGTCTGTCCGACATGCTGGAGTCATCAGTAATACGATGACCAACTTTACCGTAACTGGAAACTACAGCAATTCAGACTTGTATTTCAGAAGTCCGGCGGTAGCTTCTGACGAAAGTCAGGTGATCCGAAAGGCGTTCGTTGATTACGATTTTATTAGTACCATGGGTATAGAATTGCTTGATGGAAGAAATTTCTCCAAAACATTTGGGGCAGATTCAGCGGCTGTGCTCATCAATGAAGCAGCTGTGCGTTTATTTGGCTATGAGGATGCTTTAAGTGACAAGCTATACACCTATGGAGGAGAACAAGACGCTCCTACCATAGACGGCTATAACATCATCGGTGTGGTGAAAGATTTCCATTACCAATCGTTAAAAAACAGCATCGAGCCGCTTGTCATTCACTTGAATGAACATGCGAATGGGCAAGCGATGTTTAAGGTTAGCGGAAGTGATGTAGATGGGACATTAGCACACATTGAGCAAGCTTGGGAAGATGTTGTCCCCGGGCAACCCTTTGCTTACAGCTTTTTGGATCAGAAATTTAAGGCACTCTATGAGAATGAAAAACGAACAGGCGATGTATTCGGTGTGTTTGCTTTCTTATCCATTTTCATTGCGTGTCTAGGGCTTTTTGGACTGGCATCATTCACTGCCGAACAACGCACTAAAGAAATAGGCATTCGCAAAGTGCTTGGCGCATCCATAGCAGGTATCATCACCTTGTTGTCCAAAGAGTTCATCAAATTGGTGATCATTGCCTTCGTTCTTGCCGCTCCGATCTCCTACTATTTTATGGATCAGTGGTTGACAGATTTCGAATATCGCACCACGCTAAAACCCCTAACATTCATCGTCTCTGGAATCGTGGCACTGGTCATTGCCTGGTTGACCATGGGTTCGCAATCCTATATGGCTGCCAAGGCGGATCCCGCGAAATCTTTGAAGGATGAATGA
- a CDS encoding ABC transporter permease: MFKNYVTTALRNLRKHSFYSLINILGLSIGLSCFILIAVYVQDEMSYDQMHSDLEHIYRMDFAGNINGSDFNTALASVPAAATMKSEFPEVTETVRLRGQGDRLIKWKKNNQNFKEELVTFADPNFFQFFDFKVISGDVATMLERPNTIAISESVAKKIFGDEDPIGQEVSLDNRTDYEVTGIFADMPSQSHMHWDLILSMEGLEEARMTQWMSFNFQTYLKLQPGTDPNTINAKFPALIEKYIGPEVEQFMGASLEEFYEAGNKAGYTLFPMKDIHLHSAKLGDIEANGDMKYVYIFSAVAIFILLLACINFMNLATARSASRAKEVGVRKTMGAYRSNLIKQFLAEAILICLIAFGISVALSSAVLPLFEELSDKTLAMGQLFSPVFLGTMIIIMVVVGMLAGSYPALYLSRFKPVEVLKGKLNLGMKSGGIRSVLVVLQFSISIIMIVGTAIVFDQLNYIQNKKLGFDKDQVIMIHDAWLLDDNINAFKTEALRNSNIISGTIANFLPVGTTNNNNAWFAGKTTGTGNTYVFNNYGIDLDYMETLGMEITEGRNFSAEFPADTTKVLINEAAVAQLGYEKPIGEYISTFGGSRETPETITFQIIGIVKDFHFNSMKKAIDPLVFTLDERRGFASFKLSANNIDQTIASLEQTWEQFAPSQPFEYSFLDDRFNRIYENEQRIGDIFGVFAFLSIFIACLGLYGLASFTAEQRRKEIGIRKVLGASVPSILALLSKEFIKLVVISFVLAAPVAYIFMNEWLTEFEYRTELKPLTFFVSGVLALFIAWLTMSSQTYLAAKANPATSLKDE, encoded by the coding sequence ATGTTTAAGAACTACGTCACCACCGCATTACGTAACCTACGCAAGCATTCGTTTTACTCCCTGATCAATATCCTGGGGCTATCCATCGGCCTGAGTTGCTTCATCCTGATCGCTGTATATGTGCAGGATGAAATGAGCTATGATCAGATGCACAGTGATCTGGAGCACATCTACCGCATGGATTTTGCTGGTAATATCAATGGCAGTGATTTCAACACGGCACTTGCCAGTGTCCCAGCTGCAGCTACGATGAAAAGTGAGTTTCCAGAGGTTACAGAAACAGTCCGTCTGCGCGGACAGGGAGATCGATTGATCAAATGGAAGAAAAACAACCAGAACTTCAAAGAAGAACTGGTGACGTTTGCCGACCCGAACTTTTTTCAATTCTTTGATTTCAAGGTAATCAGTGGCGACGTTGCTACCATGCTGGAGCGCCCTAACACCATTGCCATTAGTGAAAGCGTAGCTAAAAAGATTTTCGGTGATGAAGACCCAATTGGACAAGAGGTCAGCCTGGACAACCGAACCGACTATGAAGTGACTGGTATTTTCGCCGACATGCCCAGTCAATCGCACATGCACTGGGATTTGATTCTATCTATGGAAGGACTGGAAGAAGCCCGCATGACACAGTGGATGAGCTTTAATTTTCAGACCTACTTAAAGCTACAACCTGGTACTGACCCGAACACCATTAACGCAAAATTCCCGGCATTGATTGAAAAATACATCGGCCCTGAGGTGGAACAATTCATGGGTGCGAGTCTGGAAGAGTTCTATGAAGCGGGTAACAAAGCTGGGTATACACTTTTCCCCATGAAAGACATCCATCTACATTCCGCCAAGCTGGGAGACATTGAAGCCAATGGCGACATGAAGTATGTCTACATCTTTTCGGCCGTTGCTATTTTCATTTTGCTTTTGGCATGCATCAACTTCATGAATCTGGCCACAGCCCGATCTGCCAGCAGAGCCAAGGAAGTAGGGGTTCGCAAAACCATGGGTGCTTATCGTTCAAATCTGATCAAACAATTCCTGGCCGAGGCCATATTGATCTGCCTGATCGCATTCGGTATCTCTGTCGCTTTATCGTCTGCAGTACTGCCCCTATTTGAAGAGCTGTCGGACAAGACCCTGGCGATGGGTCAACTCTTCTCCCCCGTTTTTCTGGGAACCATGATCATCATCATGGTGGTCGTAGGCATGTTGGCAGGTAGCTACCCCGCCTTGTACTTGTCACGTTTCAAGCCTGTAGAAGTGCTGAAAGGAAAATTGAACCTGGGCATGAAAAGCGGTGGTATTCGCAGTGTATTAGTGGTTCTACAATTCAGTATTTCCATCATCATGATCGTAGGTACGGCCATCGTTTTCGATCAGTTGAATTATATCCAGAACAAAAAATTGGGCTTTGACAAAGATCAGGTGATCATGATCCACGATGCCTGGCTGTTGGATGACAACATTAATGCCTTTAAAACAGAGGCTTTGCGCAACAGCAATATCATATCCGGAACCATTGCCAATTTCTTACCCGTGGGCACGACCAATAATAACAACGCCTGGTTTGCTGGTAAAACTACAGGCACTGGAAATACCTATGTTTTCAACAACTACGGTATTGATCTGGATTACATGGAAACGTTGGGAATGGAAATCACGGAAGGTCGAAATTTCTCGGCTGAGTTCCCAGCAGACACAACGAAGGTGCTGATCAATGAAGCGGCGGTTGCTCAACTAGGGTATGAAAAGCCAATTGGTGAATACATCTCCACATTTGGAGGCTCCAGAGAAACCCCGGAAACGATCACCTTTCAAATTATCGGTATCGTTAAAGATTTCCATTTCAACTCAATGAAAAAGGCCATAGATCCGTTGGTATTTACACTGGATGAAAGAAGAGGCTTTGCATCATTCAAGCTGAGTGCGAACAATATAGATCAAACAATCGCTTCTTTGGAGCAAACCTGGGAACAGTTCGCGCCAAGCCAACCATTCGAATATAGTTTCCTGGATGATCGATTCAACCGTATCTACGAAAATGAACAACGGATTGGGGACATCTTTGGTGTGTTTGCCTTCTTATCCATCTTTATCGCCTGCTTGGGTTTATATGGATTAGCCTCCTTCACAGCTGAGCAACGAAGAAAGGAGATTGGTATCCGAAAAGTACTGGGTGCTTCAGTTCCCAGCATATTGGCTCTGCTTTCGAAAGAGTTCATCAAGTTGGTAGTTATCTCCTTTGTACTGGCTGCCCCTGTGGCCTACATCTTCATGAATGAGTGGTTGACCGAATTTGAGTATCGTACGGAATTGAAGCCCCTGACCTTCTTTGTATCAGGTGTGCTGGCATTGTTCATCGCCTGGTTGACCATGAGTTCACAAACTTATTTGGCGGCGAAAGCCAATCCTGCTACTTCTCTAAAAGACGAATAA
- a CDS encoding NAD(P)-dependent oxidoreductase: MEKVVITGSSGRIGRALHWQLSQHAQVTGIDLSPSSATTHIQDITNKEAMLQLFEGATTVYHAAALHAPHAGVATDIKFHQINVEATQKICEAAMATGVKQLIFTSTTALYGYANFGNDTSTWITESTIPQPRTIYHRTKVEAENLLKSLASNQLKIRVIRMSRCFPEPAPTMAVYRLHRGVDYRDVASAHLLAATTSDENPYDVFVISGSTPFLPENCEELYHDAPAVIRKRQPELAQEFDRRGWVLPQSIDRVYDASYAKQKLGWENTRDAFNVLQQYDEGDFEVLPAGNCKT; encoded by the coding sequence ATGGAAAAAGTAGTGATCACAGGAAGCAGTGGCCGAATTGGCCGGGCGCTGCATTGGCAATTGAGTCAACACGCTCAAGTCACCGGCATTGACTTATCTCCTTCCTCTGCCACCACACACATTCAAGATATTACTAATAAAGAAGCCATGCTTCAGCTCTTTGAAGGAGCAACCACAGTGTACCATGCTGCTGCTCTCCATGCGCCCCACGCTGGTGTGGCTACCGACATAAAATTCCATCAAATCAATGTTGAAGCCACGCAAAAAATCTGTGAAGCGGCCATGGCCACGGGTGTCAAACAATTGATTTTTACCAGCACGACCGCACTTTATGGTTATGCCAACTTCGGAAACGATACCTCCACCTGGATCACAGAATCGACTATTCCTCAGCCCAGAACGATCTACCATCGCACCAAAGTAGAAGCTGAAAACTTGCTGAAATCATTGGCTAGTAATCAACTCAAAATACGGGTAATCCGTATGTCTCGTTGCTTTCCAGAGCCTGCTCCTACTATGGCCGTTTATCGCTTGCATCGTGGAGTAGATTACCGGGATGTAGCTTCTGCTCATTTATTAGCAGCCACCACTTCCGATGAAAATCCGTATGATGTATTCGTGATTTCGGGAAGTACCCCTTTTCTTCCTGAGAATTGTGAGGAATTGTATCACGATGCACCTGCTGTCATCCGAAAAAGACAGCCTGAACTAGCTCAGGAATTTGATCGCCGAGGCTGGGTCCTTCCACAATCCATCGACAGAGTATATGATGCTTCATATGCGAAACAAAAATTAGGCTGGGAAAATACCAGAGATGCTTTCAATGTACTGCAGCAGTATGATGAAGGTGATTTTGAGGTGTTGCCGGCGGGTAATTGTAAGACTTAA
- a CDS encoding nuclear transport factor 2 family protein, which yields MKSSLILFFIFTISIITLPTMAQDLTADEEIEEKTISLLRTIDLFNLYFKKADANQLDPLLADRYMHTNGSSAPYTKKVWLNYIRSRKTKLDTKALVITEYGMTDITLTFYDQVALVNGVVFSKGEENEVPFDKKFRVTHLWVMENDQWKRAGFHDGNIE from the coding sequence ATGAAAAGTAGCCTGATCCTCTTTTTTATCTTTACGATTTCAATCATCACTCTTCCAACCATGGCACAAGACCTAACTGCCGACGAAGAAATTGAAGAAAAGACCATCAGTTTACTGAGAACCATTGACCTATTTAACCTCTATTTCAAGAAAGCCGATGCTAATCAACTAGACCCATTACTCGCTGACAGGTACATGCATACCAATGGATCATCAGCTCCCTATACGAAGAAAGTTTGGTTGAATTACATCCGTAGCAGAAAAACTAAATTAGACACCAAAGCACTCGTCATCACCGAATATGGCATGACAGACATTACATTGACTTTTTATGATCAAGTGGCCCTGGTTAATGGAGTGGTCTTTTCAAAAGGGGAAGAAAATGAAGTTCCCTTCGATAAGAAATTCCGAGTTACACACCTATGGGTAATGGAAAATGATCAGTGGAAGAGAGCCGGATTCCACGATGGCAATATCGAATGA
- the acnA gene encoding aconitate hydratase AcnA, whose translation MAQDFFGIKKQLPSALGSHKYYSLFDLAKSKPVVNTLPYSIRILLENAIRNYDGFSVTEEHLNTLLNWKATAGVKDIPYSPARVLMQDFTGVPAVVDIASIRSEVARKGKDTSKTNPVVPADIVIDHSVMVEYFGTQDSYRKNVDLEYQRNEERYKVFKWAQQGFSNLSVVPPGMGICHQVNLEYLTKGVIERDGYLFPDTLVGTDSHTPMVNGIGVLGWGVGGIEAEAAMLGQPIYMILPEVIGLKISGQMQEGATSTDLVLTIVKLLRDYGVVGKIVEVFGDGLDNLTVADRATISNMSPEFGCTDTHWPIDDQTLAYMRNTNRPEKHIDMVEAYAKANLLWRNPNDQIEYTDVIELDLSTVEPTISGPKRPQDKVLLREAKETVKGLLNVSYQREYIPVDERDTSIAPAAGQIKSVPMKKGDLRFDLSDGAVVIAAITSCTNTSNPSVMIGAGMVAKKAVELGLNIKPWVKTSLAPGSRVVTEYLKKSELLPYLEALKFHVVGYGCTTCIGNSGDMMEDVQKAVIENDLIVSSALSGNRNFEARIHPNIKMNFLASPMLVVAYAIAGRMDFDMQNEPLGQDPNGNDIFLKDIWPTQAEINAMMEKVVTPDDFKKSYSTIFEGDEAWKALDAPTGQTYAWDSNSTYVQEAPFFKDISTDVEEPKDIEGAKVLLQLGDMVTTDHISPAGKFQTEHPAGKYLTSNGVAQRDFNSYGSRRGNHEVMMRGTFANVRIKNKLASKEGGYTTYHPTGEEMTVYDASMKYQEDQTPLVVIGGKEYGSGSSRDWAAKGTNLLGVKAVITESFERIHRSNLVGMGVLPMVFLEGENQENLGLTGDETYHISGLSNNLTPGKIVDVSATCPDGSSINFKAKLRLDSGVDVEYYKHGGILHYVLRKFLEE comes from the coding sequence ATGGCACAGGATTTCTTTGGTATAAAAAAGCAACTACCAAGCGCACTTGGTTCTCATAAGTATTATAGCTTGTTTGATCTGGCAAAATCAAAACCTGTGGTTAATACCCTTCCCTATTCCATCAGGATCTTGCTGGAAAATGCCATTCGGAATTACGATGGCTTTTCAGTTACTGAAGAACACCTGAACACCCTGTTGAATTGGAAAGCAACCGCAGGCGTGAAGGACATCCCCTACTCACCTGCCAGGGTATTGATGCAGGATTTTACCGGTGTTCCTGCAGTCGTTGACATTGCCTCGATCCGATCAGAAGTAGCCAGAAAAGGAAAGGACACCAGCAAAACCAACCCGGTCGTGCCAGCCGACATTGTCATTGATCACTCGGTAATGGTGGAGTATTTTGGCACACAAGACTCGTATCGTAAAAATGTAGACCTTGAGTATCAAAGAAATGAAGAGCGATACAAAGTGTTCAAATGGGCGCAACAAGGCTTTTCTAACCTCAGTGTGGTACCCCCGGGAATGGGCATCTGCCACCAGGTAAACCTTGAATACCTGACCAAAGGCGTCATCGAAAGAGATGGCTACTTATTCCCAGACACGTTAGTCGGCACAGATTCTCATACTCCCATGGTCAATGGCATCGGTGTGTTGGGCTGGGGCGTCGGAGGAATTGAAGCGGAAGCAGCGATGCTGGGTCAACCGATCTACATGATCTTACCGGAGGTGATCGGTCTCAAGATATCTGGTCAAATGCAAGAAGGAGCTACTTCTACAGACCTGGTACTAACCATTGTGAAGTTATTGAGAGATTATGGAGTAGTTGGAAAGATTGTGGAAGTATTTGGTGATGGACTGGACAATCTGACAGTAGCGGATCGAGCAACGATCTCAAACATGTCACCAGAGTTTGGCTGTACCGACACACACTGGCCCATCGATGATCAGACACTGGCCTACATGCGAAACACCAACCGTCCAGAAAAGCACATTGATATGGTGGAAGCATATGCCAAAGCCAACTTATTATGGAGAAATCCTAATGACCAGATCGAATATACCGACGTGATCGAGTTGGATCTATCAACAGTTGAACCTACCATATCAGGACCAAAACGCCCTCAGGACAAAGTTCTGCTAAGAGAAGCTAAAGAGACCGTCAAAGGCTTATTGAACGTATCCTATCAACGCGAATACATACCAGTAGATGAACGTGATACTTCCATAGCTCCTGCAGCAGGACAGATCAAGTCTGTACCCATGAAAAAAGGAGACTTGCGATTCGACCTTTCAGATGGTGCGGTGGTCATTGCGGCCATCACTTCCTGTACCAATACTTCTAATCCTAGCGTGATGATCGGTGCGGGTATGGTAGCCAAGAAAGCCGTAGAACTCGGCTTGAACATCAAACCCTGGGTAAAAACTTCTCTGGCACCCGGATCTCGCGTGGTAACGGAATATCTGAAAAAATCGGAGTTACTGCCCTATTTGGAAGCCTTGAAATTCCATGTTGTAGGCTATGGCTGCACCACCTGTATTGGAAATTCCGGAGACATGATGGAGGATGTTCAAAAGGCTGTAATTGAAAATGATCTGATCGTATCGTCTGCCCTTTCAGGAAACAGAAATTTCGAAGCGCGCATCCACCCAAACATCAAAATGAATTTCCTGGCCTCGCCTATGCTAGTTGTGGCTTATGCCATTGCCGGGCGGATGGACTTTGACATGCAAAATGAGCCTTTGGGACAAGACCCGAATGGAAATGATATTTTCCTGAAAGACATCTGGCCTACACAGGCCGAGATCAATGCCATGATGGAAAAGGTGGTTACTCCGGATGATTTCAAAAAGTCTTATAGTACGATTTTTGAAGGTGACGAGGCCTGGAAGGCGCTTGATGCTCCTACAGGACAGACCTATGCTTGGGACAGCAATTCCACCTACGTTCAGGAAGCACCATTCTTCAAAGACATTTCCACGGATGTGGAGGAACCCAAAGACATTGAAGGGGCCAAAGTGTTGTTACAACTAGGCGACATGGTCACCACAGACCACATCTCTCCTGCTGGCAAGTTCCAAACCGAACATCCTGCCGGAAAATACCTCACTTCAAATGGAGTGGCACAGCGGGATTTCAACTCTTACGGGTCACGACGTGGCAATCACGAGGTAATGATGCGAGGCACTTTTGCTAATGTTCGTATCAAAAACAAACTTGCTTCAAAGGAAGGTGGATACACAACCTACCACCCCACAGGTGAAGAAATGACAGTTTACGATGCTTCCATGAAATACCAGGAAGATCAAACACCTCTGGTGGTCATCGGCGGAAAGGAATACGGATCAGGCTCTTCACGGGACTGGGCTGCCAAAGGGACCAATTTATTGGGTGTGAAGGCTGTGATCACCGAAAGTTTCGAGCGCATTCACCGATCCAATCTTGTTGGCATGGGTGTACTTCCCATGGTATTTTTGGAGGGTGAAAATCAGGAAAACTTAGGACTAACAGGAGATGAGACCTACCATATCTCAGGACTGTCCAACAACCTTACTCCCGGCAAGATTGTTGACGTTTCTGCCACATGTCCGGATGGGTCATCTATTAATTTCAAAGCCAAGTTAAGGTTGGATTCTGGTGTGGACGTGGAATACTATAAACACGGTGGTATTTTACATTACGTACTTAGAAAATTCCTTGAAGAATAA